In the Choloepus didactylus isolate mChoDid1 chromosome 3, mChoDid1.pri, whole genome shotgun sequence genome, TTCCTTAGAAAAGCCTCTATAGGACTGGCCCTTTAAGATAATTCACAAATCTGGGAAgtattttaatgttgttttttatCGTCAGTGAGATTTCTAAAAAACTCTGTGTTCAAATCATAGGCATGAATAGAATGCTTCCAATGAGAGAACGTTCCAAAACAGAGGAAGATATTCTCCGTGCAGCACTGAAGTATAGCAGCAAGAAGACTGGAAGTAATCCTACCTCAGCCTCTGATGATTCCAATGGGCTGGAGTGGGAGAATGATTTTGTTAGTGCTGAAATGGATGATAATGGCAATTCTGAGTATTCTGGATTTGTAAATCCTGTATTAGAACTGTCTGATTCTGGCATAAAGCAATCTGATATAAATCAACATAATCGGTAGGGTAAAATTGTGAGATCCTGTTTATCAGTTATTACCAAATGTTAAAAATCAACTAGAATGTATAAATGGTTGTGCTTAACCTTTTTGTAAAGGGGAGGTAAGAAACCATTTTGTAAATGCTTATTAGAAAGGAATAGGAATGATAGGATATATCTGAATTGCTTTATAATTAAGTGCAATTTCATCATCTGCCTTCtgtatttcaagaaaaattaaatcattcTGTCATGCTACTGATTAAGTTTGGTTTAGTACcttgttttctttatagcattctttagaatttcactttttaaaatagttttattaattTCACTTAGAATACTTTATTAAGTCTATTTCAGTATCcgaatgtgaaaatattaaagcatttttTAGAAATTCTCAGCAGATGTGAAGGGAGCATGAAGAAGGATTGCCAGTTTCAGATATAGACTATTGTTCCCTTTTCCAGAATTATTTATTTCTATGACTTATTAGAAATttattgtaaacataattaatttGAGTAGATGTCCCTAAAGGAATACTAAACTATCAATTTCTTTTAAAGCTTATTGTATATCCTAGTTTGATAATATTGATTGAAAATGAACAAAGGGTAATATGATACAAATAAGTTTTCAGAATTTGGACATTTAAAGTTGGTAATAATCAAAAGTAAtatcaagaaaatatatatattaaatatatatatttaatatgtattgaaaatatatatattaaatatatatatttaatatgtataaaatatatatatttaattttcacttcATTTACATTgttaatacaaataaatattgaCTTTAAGTTAGTTGACTTACTGAATTTCTAGACATCATCTTTTAGTTCTACGTTTCCAATGAAATTCTACATTTCCAgtcttaaatgaaaaatatttacacaAAACATATTCTCTGTCACAATTTATGAGGGaaggaaaactaaaaagagataatacgggtatttcaaagtaaataaaattccTTTCAGGTAAGAAAGGATCCATTGATATTATGAAGCTTTCCTTTGCCTTGTAATACAAGGTGCTTTAACAGGATGGAACtaattatttcaatatatataGCTTCATTTTATGGTATACAATAGCTCTTCTTTTCCCTAAAGTTTATATATCAATTTAAAAGGCCAAGGATCTGATCCACTACCTGACTTGATTTTGTTGACGATTGAGTATCATTTTAGTAAGCAAAtggtttttcagtttttttccttagtgttttattttctttttcttgcaacaATGACAGTGCATGTTCTTAAAAATATAAGAAGGTCCAGatataaatagtaaaataaaagttcttgctatacttaaaaaaaatcatgtggtCCTTTCAGTATTTGAACTGCGAGGCAAAGACATctgtaatttctctttttttaatgtcatagaaataaatatgatacgaactaaatatgtaaatataatacaTTAGATAAAGCTATTATTTATGTCTGTCTTAACCTAATTCAAGTTGTAACTATgtcttggaaatattttaaaggtaatCTCCATTCACATTGCCTGTGTTACGCTTTTTAAAGTTTGTATACATCAAATGTATATTTTTGGTTTGGCATAAGCTACTCTTGAAATTTTTCTTGGCATTTGTTCATAAAGAATTTTTTGAAGGAATGGTAACTTCTCAAGAATtgtgaataaaacatttttacatttaaaaataataaattatttgtttattactGGTTTTACTCCATAAACATGCAAGGATTCTGACTTTGACTTATacaatcattattttattaactCTGATATGAAGATCAAAGGGAGTAAACTAGGAAAGCAAGATGGAATTAACCTTGAAAATGTTTGATGTGTTTTAACTGCTAGAAAAAGCATAGAGTATTAATGTTTTTgcccttgtttatttttatttaaaaagcactagaaataacttatttttttattcaacaaatattggagAATCTACTGTGTCTGACAGTGTGTTAGGGATATAGcagtaaaaatatttacaagttcCTGCTTTTTTGAAGCTGCATTCTGTTAAAAGAGACCAACAATAACATGTAGACATATGaataagaaaaatcacaaatccCAATTAGGACATATACAAGATGATAAGACAGAGGATAACTGGGGGCCAAGTAACTACTTTTAATAGATTAAGAGGCCTCTCTGcagagatgacatttgagctgagatctCATTGTTGAGCAGGAACCagccaggttaaaaaaaaaaaaactaatgtagCATGTTATGAGCAAAGAAAGCAGCAACCACAAAGTTCCTGAGGTGGGAAACAGTATTTGCTATGTTCTGAGAATAAAGACTACTGTGCATTATCAGTGAGAAGGAGTGGTATGAGATGACATCGGAAGGGTAGTTAGAGGCCAGGTCATGCAAAGTCTTGCAGGTCATGGCCAAGATGGAATTTTATTTGATGTGTAATTGGAAGCCACTGACATTTTTGTAAGCCAGGGTATACTGTAatctgatttgcatttttgaaatATTACTCAAGCTGCTATGTAGAAAGTGGGTTGTAAAAGGACAGGATTGGATGTATCATAGGCCAAATAGGACATGGTATGGCTTGGATTTATAATGGCTGTAGGAATGAAAAGCGGATTTATTTTGGAGGTAGAACCAACAGTTTGATGGGCTGGATATGGGGGTAGAAGAGATTGAGGGATAACTATAGGGTAATAGCTCTGGCATGGGCACCCTGGTGACCTTGTTCATTGCATATAAATCACATAGGCAAAGTTCAACCACATTCTGACCCAAGTCTTAGCGGAATGCCCCGTGATCCTCCCCTGAAACCTTTCATGGAATCCTCCACAGCAAGATAGGCTGTCTTAGAGGAGCTGTCACAAGGccattcccctccctctccctgttGCAGAACGCTGCCATGAGGCAGTTTCTCATCTccctggttctggtaaggcatgGACTTTCTGCTTCATTCCCTTCAGGTACATATGCAGGCCATAAAACTGCTTGGCTCCTCAATGACACAGCTTACATCATCTGTCATCTGGCCTCTTGGGTTCAGTGTCATCCTAGGGGCTAGGAATGCAAGGAGCTGACGTCATGCTGATCTTGCTTTTGCTATATGTGTAAGTAATAAATTGACCAAGTCCCTGTTTGGGCTTGTTGTCTCCCTACTGGCCAAACCTATGCAAGCGTGGCATGCCAGCCTAGCAGCTACAACTGCACTGCTGCTTAGGAACTGCTTGACCACTTGATAGTAACTTGTAGGTTTCTGACTTGACTTAATAAATGTAGTGGGAGGAACAGGTTTGGTAAAGAGGAAAATTAAAGAGTTCCATTTTAGAAAGTAAAACTTGAGGTGTCTGAGAAATTTGAATGAATGTCTCAAGTAGATGATGTATATATATCTGTACCTCGAGGAGGGCTAGGTACAACTTTGGGAGTCATTAGTAGGTAAATGTTAAAGTCATGCTACTAGCTGCGATTACCCCAGAGAAGCATGTAAGTAGAGAAAAGGGCTCACCTAAGTGTTGACATTTAGAGGTGAGAAGGTAAAGAAACAGCCAAGAGAAGTGGATACAGGAGGAATGCAGGAAACACAGCAGTATCAAATGCTACGGAGGCATCAAGATGAGGACAGATGTGTCAGTATGTTTTGGCAACATGATTGTTGGTGATACATGTCTTACCAATGGAGGGAAAAATGAGATATGAGGTGAGAAGTAGAAAAGAGCAAGTgtagaaaatttatttgaaaagttcTGGCAGAGAGCAGAGAAGTGGGGTTATAGCTGGAGTGGGATGTGGAgtgagggtgtgccagtttggatatattatgtcccccaaaatgccatgctcttgatgcagtcttgtgggggcagacatattagtgttgattaggttggaaccttttgattgtttccatggagatgtgacccacccaactgtgagtgacacctttgattagggtgtgacttgttgcttagactatttccatggagttgtggccccacccattcatcttgggtcttgattagtttattggagtcctttaaaaattctggccagggaggaacctaagatggcggctaggcgagacagagaaaaaaacacctccgtggaaaacactagataaaaaaacagaaagtggcgcagaacaccacttccagagtagcaccagccagacaagttctacTAAAGCTACAGGGAACAtgtgtttggtgaaaccaggagtctgcattctgaaacgagtgagtgagtcggctgagtcccccagccacgctgtggtgtggggaaatggtgggttggcatttaaaaaaaaaaaaagcccagaaacagttgcagataagatgggagtggtctggactaacgccttggtgtctggggtggaggatacccctttccacacccactgctgattgtctcaggtccgggggagcaaaggggagcaaaaaggagaaaaaaaaaaaaaaaaaaaaacgcacaacttgcagccgtctccccagcgggcagggctactcctgcccggggccgaacacacagcacagagccaagccaagaaacccagcctgacagggagtctttcccgcagcaccgctcacacaacacaatattggccatggacagtggccttgcatacacccatggctgattgtcccggagctggggggacggagctgtgtggaaagggggaagttaacgcgtcccattcaaccatctttgaagcgggctgggaacgcccctacacagcccggcggcccagggcttccctggaggccagcgctcacttgtgacgtggcacagccctccccccgtcagcagaggtcctagaaaaccacagcagggaggagggaactgctcggaaatcccagggaacctacgccaataccaaggacttttgcgTGAGCTGCAGggaacagctttaaatctctgggaacacctggaaggtttgattattaaacctgcccttcctccctacccgctcaggcacacgcccctcattgagggcagacagcaccgacaacacacccaaattaagggcaccaattggaccccaaaagaatcagatccccacacaccacaaagttgggcagaactgacttgaggcatacaagtgactcatggacgccatctgctggttagttagagaaagtgtatgtcaccaagctgcaattctaacaaattaaagatcaagtaaagcaaatgccaagaggccaaaaacaacagaaaatcttaaagcatatgataaaaccagatgacatggagaacccgaacccaaacactcaaatcaaaagatctgaagacacacagtacctggcagaattaatcaaagaactacagataggcaatgagagcatggcacgggatataaaatacttgaagaagagcatggcacagaatataaaagacatgaagaagaccctagaagagcataaagaagatattacaagagtaaataaaaaaatagaagaacttatggaaattaaagaaactgtaggccaaattaaaaagactctggatactcataatacaagattagaggaagctgaacaacaactcagcacccttgaggaccacagaacagaaaatgaaagaacaaaaaaaaatggggaaaaaaattgagaaaattgaaatggatctcagggatatgatagataaaataaaacgtccaaatttaagactcattggtgtcccgtaaggggaagagaagggtaaatgtctagaaagagtagtcaaagaaattgttggggaaaacttcccaaaccttctacacaatataaatacacaaagcataaatgcccagtgaactccaaatagaataaattcaaacaaacccactccaagacatattgtgatcagactgtcaaatactgaagagaaggagcaagttctgaaagcagcaagagaaaagcaattcaccacatacaaaggaaacaacataagactaagtaatgactactcagcggccaccatggaggcgagaaggcagtggcatgacatatttaaaattctgagagagaaaaatttccaaccaagaatactttatccagcaaaactctccttcaaatgtgagggagagcttaaatttttcacagacaaacaaatgctaagagagtttgctaataaaagacctgccctacttcagatactaaagcgagacctaccaacagagaaaaactCTGGCCAGATGGAGACgattgctggcttagctcagagaggCTTGAAGTTACAGACCCCTGACATTGGCTGATGCTTCGAGATGCTAGCcctgagtttgctctggagaagctaagagaggacaagcccagagacattttggaggaagccattttgaaactagaacccctGGAGCagacgccttcccagctaataaagtgccttcccagctaacagaggtttccccgATGCCACtggcattcttcagtgaaggtatcctattgttgatgacttagtttggacacttttatgaccttaggactgtaactttgtaaccaattaaaacctcatttataaaagccaatccatttctggtattttgcataatgaccacattagcaaactggaacaaaggggTTTTATTTATGATGCTAAAACTTCTAAAATGgtaaaatttagatttttttgagtAATTGGAGAAATAAATTTTTCTCATAGAAGCCAGAGTTTTCATTCTAATTTAACTACTTAAAGGTGTTCTATACATAATTTCTTAGGAACACtgacatctgaaaaaaaaattatgtcaaaTACATTTATAGTGCTTTCCCCCACCTTCATTTAGTTGGTACCTCTGGTTAAATATCAGACCATAAAGGAGATCACAAAGCAGTGAAAACAGATTTCTTGCATCTGATTCTTGTATCACTAGGAAACATTAAAGCTGAAAATGAACTCatctaggaaaataaaagaatatttttttctgacacCCAGGTGTTAGTAATGTCACCTATAGTTCAAAATCTTTTATATGTGAACAATATATATAAGGGCCCACTATGTGCTTGTGCTGTTCAAAATAACATGTTCTCTGTGTAATACCATGGGAAGCACTGGACATACATTATCTCAGTTGACCCTCACAGAAACTCTATGAGGGAGGCACTGTTCTAATCCctgtttttcaaaagaagaaactgaggctcagaggttaGTGAAAGATCACAAAGAGAATGGTACATAAGCACCACAGTGTGATTCAGAGCCCACACTCAACACTATACATTACTTCCTTTCTATAGAAATTAGGTCAGTAGTTTTTCTATTGttctgaggtgttttttttttccttagctgtTATATAAAAATTTATCTAACCTAATTTTCAAGGTTTGAGAAATTGTTTTAAGATGGCAAAAGTGGATGTCTCATTAAAAAGGCACTTTGACCTACACTGAAGTTCTCTTGACACACCTCTAATCTCAGAAGTTTTCTATTTTAAAGTGTTACTGCCTTGATTTTGGCTTCTGAGCAATGATTTCACTAACAGTATTAAGAAAGTGATTGTTTTCCCCAGCATCTCATGGTTATCTCTTCTATGAAGATACTGGCAAACAGTGCCAAACTGGTTCATCTTGGTGGTCTTCCAAcagcaaaatggaacaaaatgttGAAACCAGCAACAGAGCTGAAACCACTGCTTTCTCATTTTTATCATGTGTCCATGGCTCTAAATCCATTGGTTAAGAGCTGCAGAGGCCAAATAGACATTTTCATGTAGGTTGAATAGTAGGATGAGTGATTGGAGATTGAAGTTAACCACCTATAAGGCAATCATAACATTTTGGTTCAATATGCTTTACATTAATGACAATGTGGGGGGGAAATAAAACACTTAAGGTTTCTTTGTTATTGTTTAAGTTTTTATTCCATAATCATAAACTTAACTTGGAAGGGAGAGGATAACGTAGAACTCAAGGAACTGCAGTGAGATCACAAAGATTATACGACACTGAGAGCAGACCAGGGGAAGTGGGACACTGTCCTAAGCTACAGAAGGAATGGTCTGGTGGTTAagacaaaacacaaatcaaatttaTTAGGCTTGTCCACAGTTGCAATGTTAATCTTCTTGCTGGTCTTGCCATTCCTGGACCTAAAGCGCTCCATGGCCTCCACAATGTTCACACCCTCTTTCACCTTCCCAAAGACCACATGCTTGCCATTCAACCACTCAATCTTAGCAGTGCAGATGAAAAACTGGGAACCATTTGTGTTAGTGTGCTGATTTAAATCTATTATGTACTTCAGAgaagccatgttattttaatccagtctcagTGCAAACtcattgtgagtgggaccttttgattagattgtttctatgAGAGTCTGACCCCacacattcaaggtggatcttaattagtttactggcatcctctatgagaggatgaaagagacattttgaagacagtttaGAGCCAAAACAGACCCACacgtttggaggtgctaagctaagagatgaagcccagagtttgccccaaagatgCTACGTGAGAACGCAGAGTCGCTTAAGacaaagccactggaatcagaagctgagagcagtgcaacccaggagtaaaggaccagcacaccagccacgtgccttcccagctggcagaggtattccaaactCTACcggccttttcctcagagtaGTTACCTACTCTTGAtggcttaatttggacattttcatggccctagaatTGCAGATTTGTTAACTAGtaagcccccattgtaaaagccagttcatttctggtatattacactttggcagcttagcaaactgcAGCAATTGGGTTCAGCATTGACCATGAACAAGATGCCAGGACCTGTATGCTACAGGATGAAGTTCTCATCATCAAACTTCTCCCCGTAGATGGAATTCCCACTAGTGCCATTATGACATGTGAAGTCACCACCCTGGCACATAAACCCAGgaataattctgtgaaagcagggaCCCTTACAAACAAATCCTttctccccagtgctcagagcacaaaaattttctgctgtctttggaACTTTGTCTGCAAACAACTCAAAGGAAATGCGGCCCAAGGGCTCACTGTCAACAGCGATGTCAAAGAACACGGTGGGGTTGCCCATGGCTGTGGGCAGGGGACTGCAGCAGTGGGTGGTGGCGTCTGCCAGGTGCAACACTTACATTTTTAAGTGCAGTATCTTTAATGCATAATTCATCAACATCTATAaatttctgtttgcatttttttaatctttattttattgagatatattcacataccacgcagtcatacaaaacaaatcgtacattcgattgttcatagtaccattacatagttgtacattcatcacctaaatcaatccctgacaccttcattagcacacacacaaaaataacaagaagaataattaaagtgaaaaagagcaattgaagtaaaaaagaacactgggtacctttgtctgtttgtttgtttccttcccctatttttctactcatccatccataaactagacaaagtggagtgtggtccttacggctttcccaatcccattgtcacccctcataagctacatttttatacaattgtcttcgagattcatgggttctgggttgtagtttgatagtttcaggtatccaccaccagctaccacaattctttagaacctaaaaagggttgtctaaattgtgcgtaagagtgcccaccagagtgacctctcggcttcttttgcaatctctctgccactgaagcttatttcatttcctatcacatcccccttttggtcaagaagatgttctccgtcccacgatgccgggtctacattcctccctgggagtcatattccacattgccagggagattcactcccctgggtgtctgatcccacgtaggggggagggcagtgatttcacctttcaagttggcttagctagagagaaagggccacatctgagcaacaaagaggcatttgggaggaggctcttaggcacaaccatagggaggcctagcctctcctttacagcaaccgtcttcccaagggtaaaacctatggtagagagctcaacccatcaaaccaccagtcccctatgtctgtggtcatgttagcaaccatcaaggtgggttaggccaatacccctgcattctccacaggctcctcaagggggcactacatattttttcccttttttttttttttttaactttttttttcttttttaaatcaactgtattaaaaaaaaaattaaaaaaaaaacacacaatgaaagaacatttcaaagagaccataacaaagaaaagttgtaagaaaaagacaact is a window encoding:
- the LOC119530406 gene encoding peptidyl-prolyl cis-trans isomerase A-like is translated as MGNPTVFFDIAVDSEPLGRISFELFADKVPKTAENFCALSTGEKGFVCKGPCFHRIIPGFMCQGGDFTCHNGTSGNSICTAKIEWLNGKHVVFGKVKEGVNIVEAMERFRSRNGKTSKKINIATVDKPNKFDLCFVLTTRPFLL